Proteins co-encoded in one Methanobacterium veterum genomic window:
- a CDS encoding DUF11 domain-containing protein yields MKYSKKHGVFLFAVLFLALMLCSTASAATTGNVTLNVSGANNVTNSIISGKVIESPSNSGLTGVSIKAETTGGNLLAETITGTNGTYALNFTSSDKAFKVTASKLGYISYTQKVNVSPNANDPNTLYGTANFTLYKLHAYSGNASSYVLNVGVLPQVLLDLYAGKSSSWVNSTASPYASSADTPLEIKLLNGSLLSGLLDVNSTGDQGTVNGGILPSNLPALLQALGLKIGLLNATANSSTHPPAANGGSSVASVDLNLLNLLPVLNLSIINSSTSVTPNANVTAVTSTSGNGVADITLLGGVLQIKALQVTATATANGQPGGASANFKWSVADILLNGKSILSELTAKLSVELPGVLNISIGNPVINIAADGTSASVSGDAINVELLGLLLGGVKLTIGHADAAAQFVADAKADLSLTKTVDDATPQYQQNVTFTLTAHNNGPATATNVAVTDKLPTGLKFVSADGNYDAATGVWTVGNLASGATAVLHIVAQAIAANTQLTNTAVIGGNQTDTNSSNNQANVTINVGPASDLGIKITVNNANPKYLDYVTFTLTASNYGPNDAANVKVYNTLPKGFNYVSDDSNGKFNSTSGLWAVGPLANGASAILHIVAQAMISNATVTDTANITDPDPTNTTEFYDPNSSNDNASVSVDVGPATDPAVTITASAPRCNCLDEVMFTLTARNNGPNNATGVTVMAALPAGLKFVSADGTYNSTTGKWTIGNLASGAAATLHLVAQATGSRTTVTTAASIFGYELDTNDTNNNVNVTTILDPVTDLSITKTADKATVNYLQNVTFTLTAHNSGPNDATGVTVTDKLPSGLKFLSASGNGTYNATTGVWTIGNLANGATAALKIVAQAITSNTKLTNTAVINPNTAANENDLNTTNNQANITVTVNPASDLSIAKTVSNANPKYLQNVTFTLTAHNNGPDNATGVTVTDKLPSGLKFLSASGNGTYNATTGVWTIGNLANGADAILKIVAQVTISNGKATNIAVINETNYDQNNTNNQGNTTVVVGPASDLSITKTASASKINYLGQVTFTLTARNNGPDAATGVTVTDKLPTGLKFLSASGNGTYNATTGVWTVGNLANGATAALKIVAQGIVANTALTNVAIVTGTNYDQNSTNNQGNTTVTTGPASDLGITMTVNKPHPKYMEYVTFTLTASNYGPNAAPNVKVYVTLPNGLKFISADGTYNATYNSTTGLWSVGPMAVNTNQTLHIVAQAMASNIVLTAKAYITDPPEDLSEFFDPNSDNDNADTTLDVGENGSSDTGTDTGTNTPSKTIPMQKTGIPAVGILLAALMVFAGIRPRMK; encoded by the coding sequence GTGAAATATAGTAAAAAACATGGGGTATTTTTGTTTGCAGTATTATTCCTTGCACTAATGCTGTGTAGTACAGCTTCTGCAGCAACCACAGGTAACGTAACACTTAATGTCAGCGGTGCAAATAATGTTACAAATTCTATAATTTCAGGTAAAGTTATAGAAAGTCCATCAAATTCAGGATTAACTGGGGTTTCAATTAAAGCCGAAACTACAGGTGGTAATCTTTTAGCGGAAACAATAACAGGAACAAACGGTACATATGCTTTGAACTTTACCAGTTCTGATAAAGCATTCAAAGTTACTGCAAGTAAGTTAGGTTATATTTCTTACACTCAAAAAGTGAATGTAAGTCCTAACGCAAATGATCCAAATACTCTATATGGCACTGCAAATTTTACACTATATAAATTACATGCATACAGTGGTAATGCTTCAAGTTATGTATTGAATGTAGGCGTGCTTCCACAAGTTTTATTGGATCTTTACGCCGGAAAATCAAGTTCTTGGGTGAATAGTACAGCTTCGCCTTACGCAAGTAGCGCGGACACACCTTTAGAAATTAAACTTCTTAACGGCAGTTTATTATCTGGCCTTTTAGATGTGAATTCAACAGGAGATCAGGGTACTGTAAATGGAGGTATACTTCCATCAAATTTACCAGCTCTACTGCAAGCTTTAGGACTTAAAATAGGCCTTTTAAATGCTACTGCTAATTCAAGTACTCATCCTCCAGCAGCAAATGGAGGAAGTAGTGTAGCATCAGTTGATCTGAATCTGCTTAACTTGCTTCCAGTTCTGAATTTAAGTATAATAAATTCAAGTACTAGTGTAACACCAAATGCAAATGTTACCGCAGTAACAAGTACATCAGGAAATGGGGTAGCAGATATAACCCTTTTAGGAGGGGTATTGCAGATCAAAGCGTTACAGGTAACTGCAACAGCAACTGCAAATGGACAACCTGGTGGAGCTAGCGCTAATTTCAAATGGTCAGTAGCTGATATACTGCTTAACGGTAAGAGTATTCTAAGTGAATTAACAGCAAAACTTTCTGTTGAACTTCCGGGAGTACTGAACATATCTATAGGTAATCCTGTAATAAATATAGCTGCAGATGGAACATCTGCTAGCGTATCTGGAGATGCTATAAATGTAGAGCTCCTTGGATTGCTTTTAGGTGGAGTAAAACTTACAATTGGACACGCTGACGCTGCAGCACAATTTGTAGCTGATGCAAAAGCTGACTTAAGTCTAACTAAAACAGTAGATGATGCAACACCACAATACCAGCAAAATGTTACATTTACATTAACTGCACATAACAACGGGCCTGCCACCGCAACAAACGTTGCAGTAACTGATAAATTACCAACTGGGCTCAAATTTGTCTCAGCAGATGGTAACTACGATGCTGCAACTGGTGTATGGACTGTTGGGAATTTAGCAAGCGGTGCAACTGCTGTATTACATATAGTAGCACAGGCTATCGCTGCAAACACTCAACTAACAAACACTGCAGTTATAGGCGGAAATCAGACCGATACAAATTCCAGTAACAATCAGGCTAATGTAACTATAAATGTGGGGCCTGCTTCTGACCTGGGTATTAAAATAACCGTGAATAATGCAAATCCAAAATATTTAGATTATGTAACTTTCACTTTAACAGCAAGTAATTATGGACCTAACGATGCAGCAAACGTTAAAGTGTACAATACATTACCTAAAGGATTTAATTATGTGTCAGATGATTCTAACGGTAAATTTAATTCTACCTCTGGATTATGGGCAGTCGGTCCTTTAGCTAACGGTGCTTCAGCTATACTGCATATAGTAGCACAGGCTATGATTTCCAATGCTACAGTAACTGATACTGCTAATATAACTGATCCAGACCCTACTAACACTACAGAATTCTATGATCCAAATTCTAGCAATGACAATGCGAGTGTATCAGTTGATGTAGGGCCTGCTACAGACCCTGCTGTAACCATAACAGCATCGGCTCCACGTTGTAACTGTCTGGATGAGGTCATGTTTACATTAACTGCACGTAACAATGGGCCAAACAATGCAACAGGAGTAACTGTAATGGCCGCACTGCCTGCAGGACTTAAATTTGTATCTGCCGACGGTACATATAACTCAACAACAGGAAAATGGACCATCGGAAACTTAGCAAGCGGCGCAGCTGCTACACTACACTTAGTAGCACAGGCTACTGGTTCAAGGACTACAGTAACTACTGCAGCATCTATATTTGGATATGAACTTGATACAAATGATACAAACAACAATGTTAATGTAACTACAATTTTGGATCCGGTCACTGACTTAAGTATAACCAAAACTGCTGACAAAGCTACAGTTAACTACCTGCAGAATGTGACCTTTACATTAACAGCACATAACAGCGGACCTAATGATGCAACTGGTGTTACTGTAACTGATAAGTTACCATCTGGACTTAAATTCTTGTCTGCTAGTGGTAATGGTACATATAACGCTACAACTGGTGTATGGACTATTGGTAATTTAGCTAACGGTGCAACTGCTGCCTTAAAAATAGTAGCACAGGCTATTACCTCAAACACTAAATTAACAAACACAGCTGTTATAAACCCGAACACTGCTGCAAACGAAAATGATTTAAACACTACTAACAACCAGGCTAATATAACCGTAACTGTGAACCCTGCTTCTGATTTAAGTATAGCTAAAACAGTAAGCAATGCAAACCCAAAATATCTACAAAATGTGACTTTCACATTAACTGCACATAACAATGGGCCAGATAACGCTACTGGTGTTACTGTAACTGATAAGTTACCATCTGGACTTAAATTCTTGTCTGCTAGTGGTAATGGTACATATAACGCTACAACTGGTGTATGGACTATTGGTAATTTAGCTAACGGTGCTGATGCCATATTAAAAATTGTAGCACAGGTTACTATTTCTAATGGTAAGGCTACCAACATAGCTGTTATAAATGAAACCAACTATGATCAGAACAATACCAACAACCAGGGTAATACAACCGTAGTTGTAGGTCCAGCTTCTGATCTTAGCATCACTAAAACAGCAAGCGCCAGCAAAATTAACTATTTAGGACAAGTAACTTTCACATTAACAGCAAGAAACAATGGACCTGATGCTGCTACTGGTGTTACTGTAACTGATAAGTTACCTACAGGACTTAAATTCTTGTCTGCTAGTGGTAATGGTACATATAACGCTACAACTGGTGTATGGACTGTTGGTAATTTAGCTAACGGTGCAACTGCTGCCTTAAAAATAGTAGCACAGGGTATTGTTGCAAACACTGCATTAACCAATGTCGCAATTGTAACCGGAACAAACTATGATCAGAATTCAACCAACAACCAGGGTAATACAACTGTAACCACAGGTCCAGCTTCTGATCTGGGCATAACCATGACAGTTAACAAACCACATCCAAAATATATGGAGTATGTGACTTTCACTTTGACAGCAAGTAATTATGGACCTAATGCTGCACCAAACGTTAAGGTATACGTTACATTACCTAATGGGCTCAAATTTATCTCAGCTGATGGTACATATAACGCTACATATAACTCAACAACTGGAT